The sequence below is a genomic window from Colletotrichum destructivum chromosome 4, complete sequence.
ACCCGAGATCCTCGTCCCCCTCAACCTCGAACGAGTGCACATGCATCGTCAGCTTGAGGTGCGAAAACAGCCATGGCACGCTGCCGAGATCCCCGACATGCCGCACCACGGGCTTCTCCCCGTTGCCATCAAGCAGACCAGCCACGTACCCCTGCGcgtccctcctccttgacggcgccgtgcttccgctcttcttcgtcgtcgttgtcgccgccggcagcgtGTGGCTCGGCAGCTCCCACAgcccggcgaggaggcccttGTCGGGTCGCCGGTGCACCAGGAAACGTCCgtcacggcggcggacggcgcagACGAGGGCCTCCTCCGATCggacggccttcttgaccACCTTGAGTGGGAACCTCTTGGCGTGGTTGGCGACCACCTCGAGCGTTTTGGCGTTCACCTCCGGCCCCTTCGGCGCGGAGGGCTCTACCTTTTGTGTCGTcttggaagagaagaaagcGGACAGGGTGGCttgcttcgccgccggccgagactTTGTTGCCCCCTTTTTGGCTCCCCTGACCGTCTTGGGCGCATCCGTGTCTGAGTCGCCCCCGGACGCTGCCGCTTcatcctccgccgccgcatcctcAAAGGGCTCGCAAATCGAGCACAAGTCCTCAATGTCCTCCACCACCCCGGCCCCCTTTCTTGGCTTCGCGGCCGCCAACAGCAGGCCCTCGGCGTAGGCGCGACACGTCGACGTGACGGGACATTCGCCACAGTTCGGCTTGGGCGTGCAAACGGTGCTGCCGAGCTCCATCAGGGCCTGTCCCCATCGCCCGGGCCGATCGCTCGTCGGCGggaccttctcctcggcatcgtcgtcatcgcctgTGCTATCCTTCGCGACGGCTTTGACGAGCGCATCCGCCGCGGCCCAGAGCAGGTCGATAACGGTCTTGTCCGACTTGGCGTTGCCGAACACGCCCAGCTGCCGGCTCAGCACGCGGAGCACGTTGCCATCGACCATGGGCGCCGCCcggccgaagacgatggccgagatggcgccgGCCGTGTACCGACCCACGCCGGggaccttggcctcgagctcggccgtGTCGGCGGGCATCAGGCCGTTCCAGCCCgggtcgccgacgaccagctTCGCGGCCTCGTGGATTCGCGTCGCGCGGCTGTAGTACCCCAGGCCGCGCCAGGCGCTcacgacgtcctcgggcggcgcggcggcgaggtcctgGATGGTGGGCCACCGCGCCATCCAGCGGTTCCAGTagtcgatgacgacggcgacgcgggTCTGCTGCAGCATGATCTCGCTGATCCAGACCTCGTAGGCGCGCctctcgagggcggcgcggaggtCATCGCGGGGTTCTCGCGGGTCGATCCAGGGCTTGCGCCACGGCATGCCGCGCGTGGTGCTGACGGCGTCGAACcaggcgaggagggcgtcaCGTCCATGGCGTCCCGGCTGGCCGTCTAGCAACAGAGGGCGGTGATACGTGACGGCGTGGGTTCTCGACCGAGGTGAGCAGGCTTCTGCTGGAcgggtcgacgacgccgccgcctgtgCGGATGGGCCGAAGAGTCTTGCATGAAGTTTTGCGGTGTCTGCCTTTCGCGTCTTTTCCACCTTGCGCCGCTTGGGCTGCGGTTCTAATGCTTCCTCGATTCCATAGATTTCCTCGTGTTCGTCTTTTAGCTTGGTTTCCTTtacctcatcctcgtcgtcgttgtcgtcgttgtcgtcatcgtcgtctgcaCGAGGTGCAAAGTCGGCTTCAAACGCGTCTTCTTCCCGAGGTTTGGCGACGATTTTACGCCTTTTTGAAATTGCCCTCACCGGCTCATCGTCTTGCTCATCATCGACTTGGGCGAGTATTCTCTTTGCCGCTGCGAGTGAGCTCTGTCGGCGGACACTGCGGCGCTCTATCATGATGGGAGatttttctctctttctgtctAGGACGCGACGAGGAGACGCGTCTGGAGGTGAAAAAGGTAATGGGTGAGCGGGTATGTGCTGATACGCTCAATAGGGGACACTGATAGCCACTGAAGATCGCCATTTAGCGTCGATTCGGGCGCGTGGCAGCTGGAACTGGGATCGATTAAGGGGCACACGCCACTGTAAAGTCGCCAGGACGACTTTTGTTAACAGGATGCATAAAATTAATTACGCTTTTTTTACTTTACTTACACAAATTACACACACTTCAGAAATAATGTCTCTTAAGCATGGATAATAACAAACAGCAAGAATGTCGCAGAAGTAGAAAACTTTGTAAAAAAAAATAGAGAAACACCGCTTATTCAGTGCATCGCAGCAAAAGAACAGGTCCTACCAGGATTCGAACCTGGGCCTACGGAAGGATCTGAGTATCATCAGAATCCGACGTCCTAACCAACTAGACTATAGGACCGACGAGCAGTTGAAACCGATGGTGAAGCCGCCGATTCCGCCGTCCATCAAGTTTCACGCCTCACGATGCTGCAAGCGACAGAAGGCAATCCGAAGCAGAACAAAGCTCTATAATGGCATGAGTCTTTTGGGTTGTCGTCCTCTATACTCTAGATGATtaacaccgccgccgctgccgcctcACTCGGTCCAGCCGTCACCGGCGCACGTCATCCAGTTGGCGGCGACCAGCTTCAGACCGTGTTtctcggcgaactcggccgGCTTCCACGACCGCCTCTGCACAAACTCCTCCCCGCCAacgtcctccttcttgagatCCAGGCCCTCGGGCTCCCGGTAGAGCAGGAAGAGGTAGCGGTGCGGCTTCGAGCTGTGGGGGCAAGGCAATCCAAGTCAgcggtctctctctctctctctccggaATcatctcctcttcttcccttggTCTCCCACACATAAAACCCCCAACCACTAACACGGGGCAAAAAAACTCACTCGTCCTTGGGTCCGGGTCCGAGGAACTCGGTCAGCGCCGGCTTCGTCTGCGCGACCGCCGCGTCCCCGCTGAGGGGCTGCAGCCCCGGCAGCACCCAGTGCCTCCAGAAGGCGAACTGCGGGTTGTCGGGCGTCGGCGCGTCCGGGTCCGTCAGGAAGAGCGTGTAGGACGCGCCCGAGCTggccccggcctcggcgccgaacGACACGCTCGGCACCACCTTGCACTCGCCCGCGCGGAAGAAGTTGCCCGCGTCCACCGTCTTGCCCGCGAACGACACCTCGAGCTTGGTCGTCGGCGCGAACCCGGCAGGGATCAGCGACTCGGCCGACCCGGGCACGAgcttggcctgctcgagCGAGCGGGTGAGCTTCTCGGTGTGGTC
It includes:
- a CDS encoding Putative phosphatidylethanolamine-binding protein gives rise to the protein MSLSDHTEKLTRSLEQAKLVPGSAESLIPAGFAPTTKLEVSFAGKTVDAGNFFRAGECKVVPSVSFGAEAGASSGASYTLFLTDPDAPTPDNPQFAFWRHWVLPGLQPLSGDAAVAQTKPALTEFLGPGPKDDSKPHRYLFLLYREPEGLDLKKEDVGGEEFVQRRSWKPAEFAEKHGLKLVAANWMTCAGDGWTE
- a CDS encoding Putative HhH-GPD domain, endonuclease III-like, iron-sulfur cluster loop, DNA glycosylase translates to MIERRSVRRQSSLAAAKRILAQVDDEQDDEPVRAISKRRKIVAKPREEDAFEADFAPRADDDDDNDDNDDEDEVKETKLKDEHEEIYGIEEALEPQPKRRKVEKTRKADTAKLHARLFGPSAQAAASSTRPAEACSPRSRTHAVTYHRPLLLDGQPGRHGRDALLAWFDAVSTTRGMPWRKPWIDPREPRDDLRAALERRAYEVWISEIMLQQTRVAVVIDYWNRWMARWPTIQDLAAAPPEDVVSAWRGLGYYSRATRIHEAAKLVVGDPGWNGLMPADTAELEAKVPGVGRYTAGAISAIVFGRAAPMVDGNVLRVLSRQLGVFGNAKSDKTVIDLLWAAADALVKAVAKDSTGDDDDAEEKVPPTSDRPGRWGQALMELGSTVCTPKPNCGECPVTSTCRAYAEGLLLAAAKPRKGAGVVEDIEDLCSICEPFEDAAAEDEAAASGGDSDTDAPKTVRGAKKGATKSRPAAKQATLSAFFSSKTTQKVEPSAPKGPEVNAKTLEVVANHAKRFPLKVVKKAVRSEEALVCAVRRRDGRFLVHRRPDKGLLAGLWELPSHTLPAATTTTKKSGSTAPSRRRDAQGYVAGLLDGNGEKPVVRHVGDLGSVPWLFSHLKLTMHVHSFEVEGDEDLGSSHARHRWATAEEVDEESMGTGMRKCWALVRERMEE